The Streptococcus downei MFe28 DNA window CTGCAGTAAAGCTCCATGGGGTCTTTCCGTCCTGTCGCGGGTAACCTGCATCTTCACAGGTACTAAAATTTCACCGAGTCTCTCGTTGAGACAGTGCCCAAATCATTACGCCTTTCGTGCGGGTCGGAACTTACCCGACAAGGAATTTCGCTACCTTAGGACCGTTATAGTTACGGCCGCCGTTTACTGGGGCTTCAATTCATACCTTCGCGTTACCGCTAAGCACTCCTCTTAACCTTCCAGCACCGGGCAGGCGTCACCCCCTATACGTCATCTTACGATTTCGCAGAGAGCTGTGTTTTTGATAAACAGTTGCTTGGGCCTATTCACTGCGGCTGACCAAAGTCAGCGCCCCTTCTCCCGAAGTTACGGGGCCATTTTGCCGAGTTCCTTAACGAGAGTTCTCTCGCTCACCTGAGGCTACTCGCCTCGACTACCTGTGTCGGTTTGCGGTACGGGTAGAGTATAGATTAACGCTAGAAGCTTTCTTGGCAGCGTGACATCACTCACTTCGCTACTAAACTTCGCTCCCCTTCACAGCCTGGCGTTACAGGTATAAGCATTTGACTCATACCACGCCTCACTGCTTGGCCAGACACTTCCATTCGTCTGGTTGAGTTAGCCTTCTGCGTCCCTCCTTCACTCTATACTCTAGTACAGGACTATCAACCTGTTGCCCATCGGATACACCTGTCGGTCTCTCCTTAGGTCCCGACTAACCCAGGGCGGACGAGCCTTCCCCTGGAAACCTTAGTCTTACGGTGGACAGGATTCTCACCTGTCTTGCGCTACTCATACCGGCATTCTCACTTCTATGCACTCCAGCACTCCTCACGGTATACCTTCTGCGTACATAGAACGCTCTCCTACCATCCCCTAAAGGATCCACAGCTTCGGTAAATTGTTTTAGCCCCGGTACATTTTCGGCGCAGGGTCACTCGACTAGTGAGCTATTACGCACTCTTTGAATGAATAGCTGCTTCTAAGCTAACATCCTAGTTGTCTGTGCAACCCCACATCCTTTTCCACTTAACAATTATTTGGGGACCTTAGCTGGTGGTCTGGGCTGTTTCCCTTTCGACTACGGATCTTAGCACTCGCAGTCTGACTGCCGACCATGATTACTTGGCATTCGGAGTTTATCTGAGTTTGGTAATCCGGGATGGACCCCTTACCCAAACAGTGCTCTACCTCCAATAATCTAAATGTCGACGCTAGCCCTAAAGCTATTTCGGAGAGAACCAGCTATCTCCAAGTTCGTTTGGAATTTCTCCGCTACCCACAAGTCATCCAAGCACTTTTCAACGTACTCTGGTGCGGGCCTCCAGTGAGTCTTACCTCACCTTCACCCTGCTCATGGGTAGGTCACATGGTTTCGGGTCTACGTCAATGTACTATTCCGCCCTATTCAGACTCGGTTTCCCTACGGCTCCGTCTCTTCAACTTAACCTCGCACATTAACGTAACTCGCCGGTTCATTCTACAAAAGGCACGCTCTCACCCATTAACGGGCTCGAACTTCTTGTAGGCACACGGTTTCAGGTTCTTTTTCACTCCCCTTCCGGGGTGCTTTTCACCTTTCCCTCACGGTACTGGTTCACTATCGGTCACTAGGGAGTATTTAGGGTTGGGAGATGGGCCTCCCAGCTTCCGACGAGATTCCTCGTGTCTCGCCGTACTCAGGATCCTGCTAGGTATATAGACTATTTCGAATACGAGGCTCTTACTCTCTTTGGCTGTCCTTCCCAGAACATTCTTCTATAATCTATACGTCCACTGCGCAGTCCTACAACCCCGAAGTGTAAACACTTCGGTTTGCCCTCCTGCCTCTTCGCTCGCCGCTACTAAGGCAATCGCTTTTGCTTTCTCTTCCTGCAGCTACTTAGATGTTTCAGTTCACTGCGTCTTCCTTCTCATGACCTTAACAGTCATGGATGACAACCATTAGTTGTCGGGTTCCCCCATTCGGACATCTCTGGATCACAGCTTACTTACAGCTCCCCAAAGCATTTCGTCGTTCGTCACGTCCTTCTTCGGCTCCTAGTGCCAAGGCATCCACCGTGCGCCCTTATTAACTTAACCTTATTTCTCTTTGGTCTCTTTAAAATATAACAGCGTTTCGGTTTATTTTCTTGTTACTATTTGATAGATATTCAATTTTCAATGAACAATTGGCAACTTCGTTGCCTCTTAGGATAAGGGGTCACTGCTCTTTGAGAATAGTTGAACTCCGGACTAACTTCTTAGGAAAAAAGAGAAACTTCCTCGTGTCCTTAAGGACACTGGCGTCAGTTTCCTATTTTTCTACAGAAGTTTTCGCTAAAGCGAATCGTCCTCCGTATCCTAATGGAGCCTAGCGGGATCGAACCGCTGACCTCCTGCGTGCAAAGCAGGCGCTCTCCCAGCTGAGCTAAGGCCCCACAAAACCTCTGAAAACTAAATAGCGTCCCCAAAACGTGCTTCCGGTACTAAGCTTCAGGTACTTCTATTAACCACTTTGGCTAAATTGTACTCGGGCTAAAAGCTTGTGATTTAGATGACTGCCCTAAGAAATCAGGATTTCTTGGTCAGTCCCTAAAATCAAGTCGCTTTTTAGCGCCCTCTGTTACTTAGTTTATCCTTAGAAAGGAGGTGATCCAGCCGCACCTTCCGATACGGCTACCTTGTTACGACTTCACCCCAATCATCTGTCCCACCTTAGGCGGCTGGCTCCTATAAGGTTACCTCACCGACTTTGGGTGTTACAAACTCTCGTGGTGTGACGGGCGGTGTGTACAAGGCCCGGGAACGTATTCACCGCGGCGTGCTGATCCGCGATTACTAGCGATTCCGACTTCATGTAGGCGAGTTGCAGCCTACAATCCGAACTGAGATTGGCTTTCAGAGATTAGCTTGCCGTCACCGGCTTGCGACTCGTTGTACCAACCATTGTAGCACGTGTGTAGCCCAGGTCATAAGGGGCATGATGATTTGACGTCATCCCCACCTTCCTCCGGTTTATTACCGGCAGTCTCGCTAGAGTGCCCAACTCAATGATGGCAACTAACAATAAGGGTTGCGCTCGTTGCGGGACTTAACCCAACATCTCACGACACGAGCTGACGACAACCATGCACCACCTGTCTCCGATGTACAAAAAGTAAAACTCTATCTCTAGAGCGGGCATCGGGATGTCAAGACCTGGTAAGGTTCTTCGCGTTGCTTCGAATTAAACCACATGCTCCACCGCTTGTGCGGGCCCCCGTCAATTCCTTTGAGTTTCAACCTTGCGGTCGTACTCCCCAGGCGGAGTGCTTATTGCGTTAGCTGCGGCACTAAGTCCCGGAAAGGACCTAACACCTAGCACTCATCGTTTACGGCGTGGACTACCAGGGTATCTAATCCTGTTCGCTACCCACGCTTTCGAGCCTCAGCGTCAGTGACAGACCAGAGAGCCGCTTTCGCCACCGGTGTTCCTCCATATATCTACGCATTTCACCGCTACACATGGAATTCCACTCTCCCCTTCTGCACTCAAGTCTAACAGTTTCCAAAGCATACATTGGTTGAGCCAATGCCTTTAACTTCAGACTTACTAAACCGCCTGCGCTCCCTTTACGCCCAATAAATCCGGACAACGCTCGGGACCTACGTATTACCGCGGCTGCTGGCACGTAGTTAGCCGTCCCTTTCTGGTAGCGTACCGTCACTGTGTAAACTTTCCACTCTTACACTCGTTCTTCCGCTACAACAGAGCTTTACGATCCGAAAACCTTCTTCACTCACGCGGCGTTGCTCGGTCAGACTTTCGTCCATTGCCGAAGATTCCCTACTGCTGCCTCCCGTAGGAGTCTGGGCCGTGTCTCAGTCCCAGTGTGGCCGATCACCCTCTCAGGTCGGCTATGTATCGGTGCCTTGGTAGGCCGCTACCCTACCAACTAGCTAATACAACGCAGGTCCATCTGATAGTGATACAATGGTATCTTTTAAGTCTCTAACATGTGTTAAACACTCTCATGCGGTATTAGCTATCGTTTCCAATAGTTATCCCCCGCTATCAGGCAGGTTACCTACGCGTTACTCACCCGTTCGCGACTCATTAATATCAGTGGAGCAAGCTCCGGTGATATCAATGCGTTCCACTTGCATGTATTAGGCACGCCGCCAGCGTTCGTCCTGAGCCAGGATCAAACTCTCATTTAATCTTTACTCAATCCGTCTCTGACAGATTTATGGCTTTTCTTGACAGGTTAATTCCTTAACCCGCACGTCTTGGTTGCTTCGCTATTCAGTTCTCAAAGGTCTTTGCGCTTTCTTTAAAAGCAACTTTTATAGTTTACTATCTTTTTAAACATCTGTCAATAGTTTTGAAAGATGTTTGTAAACTAATTTCTTTCGCTTTAATTTTTCAGCTTTTTAAGTTTATCATCAACTAAATGGACTGTCAATAGAATACAGTAAAAACCCTTGAAATATTTTTCAAGAGTTTTCTTTAACAGATGATTTCCTATAGTGGTTGCTCTTTGGGCTAATTATTTTGCTTCGATAAGTCCAAAGTCTCCGTCTTCGCGACGGTAAATCACATTCGTTGTACCATCCTCTGCATCAGTATAGATGAAGAAGTCGTGACCGAGCAAATCCATTTGCAGGATAGCTTCCTCAGCATCCATTGGTTTTAAGTCAACATTCTTAGTTCTAACAATTTTTGGTTCTGGCGCCTCTTCAACTTCTTCAGCGACAAATTCAGCTGAGAAAACTTCTCCTGTTGCCACTTTCTCACGGTGTTTCTTAGCAATTTTGGTTTTATTCTTACGGATTTGCCGTTCAATTTTATCAGAAACCAGGTCAATAGATCCGTAGAGATCTTGAGAAACGTCTTCTGCCCGCAGAGTGATTGAATCTACTGGGATGGTTACTTCAACTTTAGCCGTTTTTTTACGATAAACTTTCAAGTTCACCTTTGCATTTAATTCTTGCGCAGGATTAAAATATTTTTCAATTTTAGCTAATTTTGATTCTACATAGCTGCGGATAGCATCAGTAACTTCGATATTTTCACCGCGAATACTAAATTTA harbors:
- the hpf gene encoding ribosome hibernation-promoting factor, HPF/YfiA family, with amino-acid sequence MIKFSIRGENIEVTDAIRSYVESKLAKIEKYFNPAQELNAKVNLKVYRKKTAKVEVTIPVDSITLRAEDVSQDLYGSIDLVSDKIERQIRKNKTKIAKKHREKVATGEVFSAEFVAEEVEEAPEPKIVRTKNVDLKPMDAEEAILQMDLLGHDFFIYTDAEDGTTNVIYRREDGDFGLIEAK